A genomic region of Dunckerocampus dactyliophorus isolate RoL2022-P2 chromosome 8, RoL_Ddac_1.1, whole genome shotgun sequence contains the following coding sequences:
- the snrpc gene encoding U1 small nuclear ribonucleoprotein C isoform X1: protein MPKFYCDYCDTYLTHDSPSVRKTHCSGRKHKENVKDYYQKWMEEQAQSLIDKTTAAFQQGKIPPTPFAGAPPPGGPPRPGMLPTPPMPGPPMMPMMGPPPHGMMPGGPAGMRPPMGGPMQMMPGPPHMMRHPRPMMMPVRPGMMRPDR from the exons GTTTTACTGTGACTACTGTGACACCTACCTTACACACGACTCG CCTTCGGTGAGGAAAACCCACTGCAGTGgcagaaaacacaaagaaaatgtgAAAGATTACTACCAGAAATGGATGGAAGAGCAGGCCCAGAGCCTTATTGATAAAACGA CGGCTGCTTTTCAGCAAGGAAAAATACCCCCCACACCATTCGCAGGTGCACCCCCTCCAG GTGGTCCTCCACGTCCAGGCATGCTGCCAACCCCACCCATGCCTGGCCCTCCTATGATGCCCATGATGGGACCCCCGCCTCATGGAATGATGCCCGGCGGTCCCG CAGGAATGCGTCCGCCAATGGGAGGACCCATGCAGATGATGCCAGGACCGCCTCACATGATGCGTCATCCTCGGCCCATGATGATGCCAGTCAGGCCGGGCATGATGAGACCAGACAGATAA
- the snrpc gene encoding U1 small nuclear ribonucleoprotein C isoform X2, which produces MPKFYCDYCDTYLTHDSPSVRKTHCSGRKHKENVKDYYQKWMEEQAQSLIDKTTAAFQQGKIPPTPFAGAPPPGGPPRPGMLPTPPMPGPPMMPMMGPPPHGMMPGGPGMRPPMGGPMQMMPGPPHMMRHPRPMMMPVRPGMMRPDR; this is translated from the exons GTTTTACTGTGACTACTGTGACACCTACCTTACACACGACTCG CCTTCGGTGAGGAAAACCCACTGCAGTGgcagaaaacacaaagaaaatgtgAAAGATTACTACCAGAAATGGATGGAAGAGCAGGCCCAGAGCCTTATTGATAAAACGA CGGCTGCTTTTCAGCAAGGAAAAATACCCCCCACACCATTCGCAGGTGCACCCCCTCCAG GTGGTCCTCCACGTCCAGGCATGCTGCCAACCCCACCCATGCCTGGCCCTCCTATGATGCCCATGATGGGACCCCCGCCTCATGGAATGATGCCCGGCGGTCCCG GAATGCGTCCGCCAATGGGAGGACCCATGCAGATGATGCCAGGACCGCCTCACATGATGCGTCATCCTCGGCCCATGATGATGCCAGTCAGGCCGGGCATGATGAGACCAGACAGATAA